The Desulfobulbaceae bacterium DB1 genome includes a region encoding these proteins:
- a CDS encoding exodeoxyribonuclease VII large subunit: MPLSPYATKVQTVGELTRSIRGLLETEYSFVTVTGEISNLKRPFSGHLYFTLKDQEAQIRVVLFKNQQRYLDAPLQDGRQVICRGRLSVYEQRGEYQIIADFVDGKGTGALQIAFEELKKKLAAEGLFDVGRKKKLPLLPEKIFLVTSPRGAALHDFLHIAGTRFPSVAVEIYPVKVQGDGAAAEIAQAVRIINSREEAGVIVLCRGGGSLEDLWAFNEEKTARAIFASHLPVVSAIGHEVDFTIADFVADHRSATPTAAAKDVLPDRQSISLHVEARKKRLQNSMHRKIEILSQRVRFARQQLGDPSFRFSHLRLQLDNRQLTLAGAMTAILQRHKEKLARLENLLSRFNPVEKLAGQKRLLEKLEEKLISHTLLQQERRNKALEKAASLLDAVSPLAVLGRGYAIVSREDSGRILHSAGEAAQGDLLRIRLHEGVLRGKVVGSDE, from the coding sequence ATGCCCCTGTCACCCTATGCAACCAAAGTCCAGACCGTCGGCGAGCTGACCCGCTCCATCCGTGGACTGCTGGAAACGGAATATTCGTTTGTCACCGTGACCGGCGAAATATCCAATCTCAAACGTCCTTTTTCCGGTCATCTCTATTTCACCCTGAAAGACCAGGAGGCACAGATCCGCGTCGTTCTTTTCAAAAACCAGCAGCGTTACCTGGACGCCCCCCTGCAGGACGGCAGGCAGGTTATCTGCCGGGGAAGATTATCCGTTTATGAGCAGCGGGGGGAATACCAGATCATTGCTGATTTCGTTGACGGCAAGGGAACGGGAGCCCTGCAGATCGCCTTTGAAGAACTCAAAAAAAAGCTTGCCGCCGAGGGTCTTTTCGACGTCGGCCGCAAAAAAAAGCTGCCCTTGCTGCCGGAAAAAATTTTTCTCGTCACCTCCCCCCGGGGTGCGGCGCTCCATGATTTCCTCCACATCGCCGGGACACGCTTTCCTTCGGTTGCCGTCGAAATTTATCCGGTCAAGGTGCAGGGTGACGGCGCGGCCGCGGAAATCGCCCAGGCGGTGCGGATCATCAACAGCAGGGAAGAGGCGGGAGTCATCGTTCTCTGCCGCGGCGGAGGTTCGCTTGAGGACCTGTGGGCCTTTAACGAAGAAAAAACGGCTCGGGCGATTTTTGCCTCGCACCTGCCGGTGGTTTCCGCCATCGGCCATGAGGTGGATTTCACCATTGCCGATTTTGTGGCGGATCATCGTTCCGCGACTCCCACCGCAGCCGCAAAAGACGTACTGCCGGACCGGCAAAGCATCAGCCTGCACGTCGAGGCCCGGAAAAAGCGATTACAAAACAGCATGCACAGGAAGATCGAAATCCTTTCCCAGCGCGTCCGCTTTGCACGGCAGCAGCTTGGCGATCCCTCCTTCCGCTTCAGCCATTTGCGTTTGCAGCTTGACAACCGCCAGCTCACCCTGGCAGGGGCCATGACCGCCATCCTCCAACGGCACAAGGAAAAACTGGCGCGTCTGGAGAACCTTTTGTCCCGTTTCAATCCAGTGGAAAAACTTGCCGGACAAAAAAGGCTGCTGGAAAAGCTGGAGGAAAAACTCATCTCCCACACCCTCCTGCAACAGGAAAGAAGAAACAAGGCACTGGAAAAGGCGGCGTCCCTGCTCGATGCGGTGAGCCCTCTCGCCGTGCTCGGCCGGGGCTATGCCATTGTCAGCCGGGAAGACAGCGGACGAATTCTCCATTCCGCCGGCGAGGCCGCGCAAGGTGACCTGCTGCGCATCAGGCTCCATGAAGGAGTTCTCCGCGGCAAGGTTGTTGGAAGCGACGAATGA
- a CDS encoding ABC transporter ATP-binding protein yields MRYGFGYFEEDQLGRVGDSGIWRRIIAYSRPHWKKMALAILLSFIVIGAGLALPYMVRIGIDRFIITSDLDQSARIDGLARLASLFIGVIISGFVANFCQVFILEWIGQTIMHRLRQQLFRHMLDLDLAFFNNNPGGKLVTRLTNDIQNMHEMFTSVIVTLFNDFIQLAGIMVILYWMNWRLALILTLLVPLIIGNTLWFSRLARDAFRVIRTQLARINSFLQESLSGIAVIQTFLREKDTYRNFVELSRAYLEKNLYQIKIFGIFMPAIELFSAVAIASIIWYGGGSVIQGQMTLGELSAFIAYMRLFFQPIRELSQKYSIVQSALASAERIFQLLDTPADLRSGVLRTKETADRGTVTFSHVSFSYDQGTPILHDLSFTVEPGKTLAIVGATGSGKSTIVNLLERFYEPEQGEILLDGRDLRDLDSKWLRSRMGLVMQEVFIIPGSIKENILLDREIDDDRLADIIDRAQLTGLIKRLPQGEDTLIGEGGMGLSAGQKQLLAFARVLARDPEVLILDEATSSVDSETEILIDRAIASTLSGRTSIVIAHRLSTIRKADTILVMEHGRIMEQGSHDELMINGGLYRRLHDLQLSGGVNGEPANLRKPWDANQKAP; encoded by the coding sequence ATGCGCTACGGATTCGGCTACTTTGAGGAAGATCAGCTGGGGCGGGTGGGCGACAGCGGCATCTGGCGGCGCATTATCGCCTATTCGCGACCGCACTGGAAAAAAATGGCCCTGGCCATTCTGCTTTCCTTCATCGTCATCGGCGCGGGTCTTGCCTTGCCCTATATGGTGCGCATCGGCATCGACCGCTTCATCATCACCAGCGATCTCGACCAATCGGCCCGTATTGACGGTCTGGCCCGCCTGGCAAGCCTTTTTATCGGCGTCATCATCAGCGGCTTTGTCGCCAACTTCTGCCAGGTATTCATTCTTGAATGGATCGGCCAGACCATCATGCACCGCTTGCGCCAGCAGCTTTTCCGGCACATGCTTGACCTGGATCTCGCTTTTTTCAACAACAATCCCGGCGGCAAACTAGTGACGCGGCTGACCAACGACATCCAGAACATGCATGAGATGTTCACCTCGGTCATCGTTACCCTGTTCAACGATTTCATTCAGCTGGCCGGCATCATGGTCATCCTGTACTGGATGAACTGGCGGCTGGCCCTTATCCTGACGCTGCTGGTGCCGCTCATTATCGGCAACACCCTCTGGTTCAGCCGTCTTGCCCGGGATGCCTTTCGGGTAATCCGTACCCAGCTTGCCCGGATCAACTCCTTTCTGCAGGAATCCCTTTCCGGCATCGCGGTCATCCAAACCTTTCTCCGGGAAAAGGACACCTACCGGAACTTTGTTGAGCTGAGCCGGGCCTACCTGGAAAAAAATCTGTATCAAATCAAGATATTCGGCATCTTCATGCCGGCCATCGAACTCTTTTCCGCCGTTGCCATCGCCTCCATCATCTGGTATGGCGGCGGCAGCGTCATCCAGGGGCAGATGACCCTGGGCGAACTCTCCGCCTTCATCGCCTATATGCGCCTTTTTTTCCAGCCCATCCGCGAGCTTTCCCAGAAATACTCCATTGTCCAGTCTGCCCTGGCCTCGGCGGAGCGCATCTTTCAGTTGCTCGACACCCCTGCCGATCTGCGCAGCGGCGTGTTGCGCACAAAAGAGACGGCGGATCGCGGCACCGTCACCTTCAGCCATGTATCATTTTCCTATGACCAGGGAACACCCATTCTCCACGACCTGTCGTTCACGGTGGAACCGGGGAAAACCCTGGCAATCGTCGGCGCCACCGGCTCGGGCAAATCAACCATCGTCAATCTGCTGGAACGTTTCTATGAGCCGGAGCAAGGAGAGATCCTTCTCGACGGCCGTGATCTGCGCGACCTTGACAGCAAGTGGCTGAGAAGCAGGATGGGCCTCGTGATGCAGGAAGTTTTCATCATTCCCGGCAGCATCAAGGAGAACATCCTGCTGGACCGGGAAATTGACGATGACAGGCTGGCGGATATCATCGACCGGGCGCAACTCACCGGGCTTATCAAGCGATTGCCGCAAGGAGAGGACACCCTCATCGGCGAAGGCGGCATGGGGCTTTCCGCCGGCCAGAAGCAGTTACTGGCCTTTGCCAGGGTCCTTGCCCGCGATCCGGAGGTGCTGATCCTTGACGAAGCCACCTCAAGCGTTGACTCGGAAACGGAGATCCTCATCGACCGGGCCATTGCCTCGACGCTCTCGGGCCGCACCAGCATCGTCATCGCCCACCGGCTTTCCACCATCAGAAAAGCCGATACCATCCTGGTGATGGAACATGGCCGCATCATGGAACAAGGCAGCCATGATGAGCTGATGATAAACGGCGGCCTCTACCGCCGCCTGCACGACTTACAGCTGAGCGGCGGCGTGAACGGCGAGCCGGCTAACCTTCGGAAACCCTGGGATGCAAACCAAAAAGCTCCGTAA
- a CDS encoding 1,4-dihydroxy-6-naphthoate synthase — protein MVVSLNNTQDFLPVADMLTLGFSPCPNDTFIFHALVNRLADPGCPEFADPILADVETLNKWAMESRLDVTKLSFHALGHVLDDYVLLRAGSALGRGCGPLLVARPSFDGRDLSGKTIAIPGRYTTAAMLLQLFSQADYRLVPMSFEKIMPCVARGEADCGVIIHESRFTYMSHGLACLRDLGQWWEETSGHPIPLGGIAARRTLGRDKLLAVERCIARSVEKAFAAPDAGRMYVKKHAQELDDAVVASHINLYVNHFSHDLGKEGIAAVQEFFRRGREAHIFQASEKEFFVS, from the coding sequence ATGGTCGTATCGCTGAACAACACTCAGGACTTTCTGCCGGTTGCCGACATGCTGACCCTTGGTTTTTCTCCCTGCCCCAATGATACCTTTATTTTCCATGCCCTGGTAAACCGCCTGGCGGACCCGGGCTGCCCGGAGTTTGCCGATCCGATTCTGGCCGACGTCGAAACCCTGAACAAGTGGGCCATGGAGTCGCGTCTTGATGTGACCAAACTTTCCTTTCACGCCCTGGGCCATGTGCTGGATGATTATGTTCTGCTGCGCGCCGGCAGTGCCCTCGGCCGAGGCTGCGGACCGCTGCTTGTTGCTCGCCCCTCTTTTGATGGCCGCGATCTGTCAGGAAAAACGATAGCCATTCCGGGAAGATACACCACCGCCGCCATGCTGCTGCAGCTGTTTTCCCAGGCCGATTACCGCCTGGTTCCCATGTCGTTTGAAAAAATCATGCCCTGCGTTGCCCGGGGCGAAGCCGATTGCGGGGTGATTATCCATGAAAGCCGTTTCACATACATGTCCCATGGTCTCGCCTGCCTGCGGGATCTGGGGCAGTGGTGGGAGGAAACGAGCGGCCATCCCATTCCCCTGGGGGGAATAGCGGCGCGCCGCACTCTTGGCCGCGATAAGCTGCTTGCGGTGGAAAGATGCATAGCGCGGAGCGTCGAAAAGGCCTTTGCCGCGCCTGACGCCGGCCGCATGTATGTCAAAAAGCATGCCCAGGAGCTGGACGATGCGGTGGTGGCAAGCCATATCAATCTGTACGTCAACCACTTTTCCCATGACCTGGGCAAGGAAGGAATCGCGGCTGTTCAGGAATTTTTTCGCCGCGGCCGGGAGGCGCATATTTTTCAGGCATCGGAAAAGGAATTTTTTGTTTCATGA
- a CDS encoding threonine synthase — protein sequence MKYISTRGGISPISFKQAVMMGLATDGGLLLPESIPQVSEETIAAWRGLSYQDLAHAVLSLFVDDIPPRDLKELVDRSYATFTHPAITPLTAKGDVHILELFHGPTLAFKDVALQFLGNVFEYLLKESGEKMNILGATSGDTGSAAIYGVRGKERLNIFILHPHKRVSAVQELQMTTVIDANVFNLAIRGTFDDGQSIVKTLFNDIPFKEKYRLGAVNSINWARILAQVVYYVFAALKLSGPGGKVDFSVPTGNFGDIFAGFVARQMLPGRIRHLVLATNENNLLSRFVQHGDYSLDKVVQTSSPSMDIQVASNFERYLYFLYDRNADRTREAMAAFATSGSLRFSAAEQKKIQAAFLTASVNRQQTSEVIGDFYRRNDYVLDPHTAVGVGAGIRHRDPAVPMVCLATAHPAKFGDAVLAAIGRPPEMPESFRDLHGRETRCRVLDADVDQIREFVEQNAI from the coding sequence ATGAAATATATCAGCACCAGGGGAGGGATCTCCCCCATATCGTTCAAGCAGGCGGTGATGATGGGGCTCGCCACGGACGGCGGTTTGCTGCTGCCGGAATCGATCCCCCAGGTGAGCGAAGAGACGATCGCGGCCTGGCGCGGCCTGTCCTATCAGGATCTGGCCCATGCCGTGCTTTCCCTTTTTGTTGATGATATCCCCCCGCGGGATCTCAAGGAGCTCGTCGATCGCTCCTACGCGACCTTCACCCATCCGGCAATCACGCCGCTGACGGCAAAAGGCGATGTGCATATCCTTGAGCTGTTTCACGGCCCGACCCTTGCCTTCAAGGACGTGGCCCTGCAGTTTCTCGGCAATGTTTTTGAGTATCTGTTGAAGGAGAGCGGGGAAAAGATGAATATTCTCGGCGCCACTTCCGGGGATACCGGCAGTGCCGCCATTTACGGCGTGCGGGGCAAGGAGCGGCTCAATATTTTCATCCTCCACCCCCATAAACGGGTCAGCGCCGTCCAGGAGCTGCAGATGACCACGGTCATTGACGCCAATGTTTTCAATCTGGCGATCCGCGGCACCTTTGACGACGGGCAGTCCATCGTCAAGACCCTGTTCAATGATATTCCCTTCAAGGAGAAGTATCGTCTGGGCGCGGTCAACTCCATCAATTGGGCCCGCATTCTTGCCCAGGTGGTTTACTATGTCTTTGCGGCGCTTAAGCTGAGCGGGCCGGGCGGCAAGGTGGATTTTTCCGTGCCCACCGGCAACTTCGGCGATATCTTCGCAGGGTTTGTGGCGCGGCAGATGCTGCCCGGCCGGATCCGCCATCTGGTGCTGGCCACCAATGAAAATAATCTGCTCAGCCGGTTTGTTCAGCATGGCGACTATTCGCTGGACAAGGTGGTGCAGACCTCAAGCCCCTCCATGGATATCCAGGTGGCCAGCAATTTTGAGCGCTATCTCTATTTTCTGTATGACCGGAATGCGGATCGCACCAGGGAAGCCATGGCTGCCTTCGCGACAAGCGGCAGCCTGCGGTTCAGCGCGGCGGAGCAGAAAAAAATCCAGGCCGCTTTTCTCACGGCAAGCGTGAACCGGCAGCAGACCAGTGAGGTGATTGGTGATTTTTACCGGCGGAACGACTATGTGCTTGATCCCCACACCGCGGTAGGCGTTGGTGCGGGGATCCGGCATCGTGATCCGGCGGTTCCCATGGTCTGCCTGGCCACCGCCCATCCCGCCAAATTCGGGGATGCGGTGCTTGCCGCCATCGGCCGACCGCCGGAGATGCCGGAAAGCTTCCGTGATCTGCACGGTCGGGAGACCCGTTGTCGGGTGCTTGATGCCGATGTGGATCAGATCAGGGAATTTGTCGAGCAGAACGCCATTTGA
- a CDS encoding multidrug ABC transporter ATP-binding protein, with amino-acid sequence MTLLIPFFKKYRLRLAAGFMALLAVDFLQLLIPRFIKKAVDALEQGTATDALLLKYAGLILLPALGIALCRFLWRYFVLGFSRLVERDLRDRLLAHILTLDHRFFQRFPTGNIMALTGNDLTAVQLACGMGMIAAVDAVLMTLAALAFMAYIHPMLTLIAVMPMPVLALSTRLLSSLLHKRFEKVQEMFASLTEFAGNTLKNIHLIKAYTQEKSQGERFGLLGEKYVAANLKVAAVQGTLFPLSGLVANCCLLLVLFFGGRLTIRSAITVGDFVAFISYLFMLTWPMMAIGWVANLFQRGATSMGRIQAVFAERPQLADPPGATELPQRPRTITLDHLSFTYDGQKEPDLRDVTLTLTHGIIGVIGKTGSGKSTLCNVLSRLYPVDDGTYLIDGRDVNGLTLATVRGNIAYVPQQATLFSETIQFNIAMGRADADLRQIHEAARMAAIHDEIMALPEGYQSRVGERGVKLSGGQRQRIALARALLLDRPIVIIDDGLSAVDMETEHDIIRRMAASLQGKICIIVSHRVAPLADAEEILVMEDGRIAARGDHQTLLAENSFYRTIYRHQTIAQGGPA; translated from the coding sequence GTGACCCTGCTGATCCCCTTCTTCAAAAAGTACCGGCTGCGCCTGGCGGCTGGGTTCATGGCTTTGCTCGCAGTGGACTTTCTCCAGCTGCTCATTCCGCGCTTTATCAAAAAAGCGGTTGACGCCCTGGAACAAGGCACGGCCACGGACGCGCTGCTGCTCAAATATGCCGGACTCATCCTGCTGCCCGCCCTCGGCATTGCCCTTTGCCGTTTTCTCTGGCGCTATTTCGTCCTCGGTTTTTCCCGGCTGGTGGAGCGGGACCTGCGCGACCGGTTGCTGGCGCACATCCTTACCCTGGACCACCGATTTTTCCAGCGCTTTCCCACCGGCAACATCATGGCCCTGACCGGCAACGACCTCACGGCCGTCCAGCTGGCCTGCGGCATGGGCATGATTGCCGCGGTGGATGCGGTGCTGATGACCCTGGCCGCCCTGGCCTTCATGGCGTACATTCATCCGATGCTGACCCTGATCGCCGTCATGCCCATGCCGGTGCTGGCCCTGTCCACCCGTTTGCTTTCTTCCCTGCTGCACAAACGCTTTGAAAAGGTGCAGGAGATGTTTGCCTCACTGACCGAGTTTGCCGGAAACACCCTGAAGAACATCCATCTGATCAAAGCCTACACCCAGGAAAAAAGCCAGGGAGAGCGTTTCGGCCTGCTGGGCGAAAAATATGTGGCCGCCAATCTGAAAGTGGCCGCCGTACAGGGCACCCTCTTTCCCCTGTCTGGACTTGTCGCCAACTGCTGCCTGCTGCTGGTCCTCTTTTTCGGCGGGCGGCTGACCATCCGCTCCGCGATCACGGTCGGTGATTTTGTCGCCTTCATCTCGTATCTGTTCATGCTCACCTGGCCGATGATGGCCATCGGCTGGGTGGCCAATCTCTTCCAGCGGGGGGCAACCTCCATGGGGCGAATCCAGGCTGTTTTCGCGGAAAGACCGCAACTGGCTGATCCTCCCGGAGCGACGGAACTCCCGCAACGGCCGCGCACAATCACCCTGGACCATCTTTCCTTTACCTATGACGGGCAAAAAGAGCCGGACCTGCGGGACGTCACCCTCACTCTCACGCACGGCATCATTGGTGTCATCGGCAAAACCGGCTCCGGCAAAAGCACCTTGTGCAATGTCCTTTCCCGCCTTTATCCGGTGGACGACGGCACCTATCTCATCGACGGCCGGGATGTCAACGGCCTGACACTTGCCACGGTGCGGGGCAATATCGCCTATGTGCCGCAACAGGCGACCCTTTTTTCCGAGACCATCCAGTTCAACATCGCCATGGGCCGGGCGGATGCCGACCTGCGGCAGATCCACGAGGCGGCCCGGATGGCGGCGATCCATGATGAAATCATGGCCCTGCCGGAAGGGTATCAGTCCCGGGTCGGCGAGCGGGGCGTCAAGCTTTCCGGCGGTCAACGACAGCGAATCGCCCTGGCCCGGGCGCTGCTGCTCGACCGGCCGATCGTCATCATCGACGATGGCCTGTCCGCGGTGGACATGGAAACCGAGCATGACATCATCCGCCGCATGGCCGCCTCGCTGCAGGGCAAAATCTGCATCATCGTTTCCCACCGGGTAGCGCCCCTGGCCGATGCCGAGGAAATACTCGTCATGGAGGATGGGCGCATCGCGGCAAGGGGCGATCACCAAACCCTGCTGGCCGAAAATTCCTTTTACCGGACGATTTACCGGCACCAGACCATTGCCCAGGGAGGGCCCGCCTGA
- a CDS encoding repressor LexA → MTGKLTDRQKNVLDYLRSYQQQHGMSPTVREICVHFGLSSPAGVHKILRRLIEKNVLRSLSGKNRSWQLVGGPTGKSLPVFGSIAAGAPVEAIGECQDELPLDPGFFGSESCFALLVKGDSMIDAHIMDGDLAIIQPQPTVISGQIAAVLVDDLLVEATLKIFRRGKNGVELHAANSSHDPLVFEGSDAARVSIVGKFVGVIRRSG, encoded by the coding sequence ATAACGGGCAAACTGACGGATCGTCAGAAAAATGTCCTGGACTATCTCAGGTCATACCAGCAGCAGCATGGGATGTCGCCGACAGTCCGGGAGATTTGCGTTCACTTCGGCTTGAGTTCACCGGCCGGTGTGCATAAAATTCTGCGACGTCTTATTGAGAAAAATGTCTTGCGTTCTCTGTCTGGGAAAAATCGTTCCTGGCAGTTGGTGGGCGGACCGACTGGGAAATCACTCCCTGTTTTCGGTTCTATAGCCGCCGGAGCGCCGGTTGAGGCGATTGGCGAATGTCAGGATGAACTGCCTTTGGATCCTGGGTTTTTCGGCAGCGAATCTTGTTTCGCTTTGCTGGTCAAGGGGGATTCCATGATCGATGCACATATCATGGATGGAGATCTGGCGATTATTCAACCTCAGCCGACAGTGATAAGCGGGCAGATAGCCGCGGTGCTGGTCGATGATCTTCTTGTGGAGGCGACACTCAAGATATTCCGCAGGGGAAAAAATGGGGTGGAGCTGCACGCAGCCAATAGTTCCCATGACCCTCTGGTGTTTGAGGGGAGTGACGCAGCGCGGGTCAGCATAGTCGGCAAATTCGTCGGCGTGATCAGAAGGTCGGGGTAG
- a CDS encoding pantoate--beta-alanine ligase, which produces MDVIRSPGAMSSWADAMRGKGRTIALVPTMGFFHEGHLALMRKGAEIADEVVVSLFVNPMQFGPGEDLGRYPRAFGRDAELAGNAGVAVLFVPAAEDVYPRGFATRVEVDGLTETLCGASRPGHFAGVTTVVAKLFHMVKPHCAVFGEKDFQQLAVIKKMVADLNWDVKIVPHPIVREKDGLAMSSRNTYLDPEERDRALCLCRSLRLAAKKVAAGESDAVRLREEVITYLTDCGKISIDYVAVVDSETLQPCEVITEKSLLTLAVKIGRTRLIDNTLLKE; this is translated from the coding sequence ATGGACGTCATCCGTTCACCCGGGGCGATGAGCTCCTGGGCCGATGCAATGCGGGGCAAGGGCAGAACCATCGCCCTTGTTCCCACCATGGGCTTTTTTCATGAAGGCCACCTGGCGTTGATGCGCAAAGGTGCGGAGATTGCCGATGAGGTGGTTGTTTCGCTTTTTGTCAATCCCATGCAGTTTGGCCCCGGTGAAGACCTGGGCCGGTATCCCCGTGCCTTTGGGCGCGATGCGGAGCTTGCCGGAAATGCCGGTGTTGCCGTTCTTTTCGTCCCTGCCGCCGAGGACGTCTATCCCAGGGGGTTTGCAACCAGGGTCGAGGTGGATGGGCTCACCGAAACCCTTTGCGGCGCCAGCCGTCCCGGCCATTTTGCCGGGGTCACCACCGTTGTTGCCAAGCTGTTCCATATGGTAAAGCCCCATTGCGCCGTTTTCGGGGAAAAGGATTTTCAGCAACTGGCCGTGATAAAAAAAATGGTGGCTGATTTGAACTGGGACGTGAAAATAGTCCCTCATCCCATTGTCCGGGAAAAAGACGGACTGGCGATGAGCTCCCGCAATACCTATCTTGATCCGGAAGAAAGGGACCGCGCCCTTTGTCTCTGCCGTTCATTGCGGCTTGCCGCGAAGAAGGTTGCCGCAGGGGAGAGTGATGCCGTCCGGTTGCGCGAGGAAGTGATTACATACCTGACGGATTGTGGTAAAATATCCATTGATTATGTTGCGGTTGTTGATTCGGAGACGTTGCAGCCGTGCGAAGTGATTACCGAAAAATCTTTGCTCACCCTGGCGGTGAAGATCGGTCGGACAAGGCTGATTGATAATACCCTGTTGAAAGAGTGA
- a CDS encoding futalosine hydrolase, with protein MYLLVAATEFELEPARHALSSSRNVSFLVTGVGQVESAFALTRYLAIRQNVSAVVNVGVAGAYHGCDLDLLRLCLARKEILADFGICYPGRIDPLPAEKMAINREFDLENKLFSESCRILELEHMPFDRGTFLTVSCASGTADRGSYLKETFSAICENMEGAALARVCLGFGVELLELRCVSNMVEDRNPSGWRLREACENAGDAAARIIRGLCDVEWSYR; from the coding sequence ATGTATCTCCTCGTGGCTGCAACGGAATTCGAACTTGAACCTGCCAGACATGCCCTGTCGTCTTCCCGTAATGTCTCTTTCCTGGTCACCGGAGTGGGGCAGGTGGAATCCGCCTTTGCCCTGACCCGTTATCTCGCCATCCGGCAGAATGTTTCCGCGGTTGTCAATGTCGGTGTCGCCGGGGCCTATCATGGTTGCGATCTGGATCTTTTGCGTCTCTGTCTTGCCCGCAAAGAGATCCTTGCCGACTTCGGCATCTGCTATCCCGGCCGGATCGACCCGCTCCCCGCTGAAAAGATGGCCATTAACCGGGAGTTTGACCTTGAAAACAAACTTTTTTCCGAATCCTGCAGGATTCTCGAGCTCGAACATATGCCGTTTGACCGCGGAACGTTTCTGACCGTCAGTTGCGCGAGCGGCACCGCCGACCGCGGCAGTTACCTGAAAGAGACATTTTCCGCCATCTGTGAAAACATGGAAGGAGCGGCCCTTGCCAGGGTGTGCCTGGGATTTGGCGTTGAGCTGCTGGAGCTGCGCTGTGTCAGCAACATGGTGGAAGATCGCAACCCTTCAGGATGGCGTCTGCGCGAGGCCTGCGAAAATGCAGGCGATGCCGCGGCAAGGATTATTCGCGGCTTGTGCGATGTTGAATGGTCGTATCGCTGA
- a CDS encoding aspartate 1-decarboxylase produces MMRYMLKSKLHKATITQADLMYEGSLTIDKLLMEEAGLYPYEKIKIYNIYSGDRFDTYAIEGEAGSGVIGLNGAAARKGQVGDLIIIVSYALYTEDELKNYDPKVVILDRDNKVKERIQTNFSQSSLVRHLF; encoded by the coding sequence ATGATGCGATATATGTTGAAGTCAAAGCTGCACAAGGCCACGATCACCCAAGCCGATCTCATGTACGAGGGAAGTCTGACCATCGACAAGCTGCTGATGGAAGAGGCGGGGTTGTATCCCTATGAAAAGATCAAGATTTACAATATTTACAGTGGCGACCGGTTTGACACCTATGCCATCGAGGGCGAGGCCGGGTCCGGGGTGATCGGTCTGAACGGCGCTGCCGCCCGCAAGGGACAGGTGGGCGACCTGATCATCATCGTCAGCTACGCCCTGTATACGGAGGATGAGCTGAAAAATTATGATCCCAAGGTTGTTATTTTGGATCGCGACAACAAGGTCAAAGAAAGAATACAGACCAATTTTTCCCAAAGCAGTCTCGTGCGCCATCTTTTCTGA